A genomic region of Leptospira mtsangambouensis contains the following coding sequences:
- a CDS encoding alpha/beta hydrolase encodes MNKKQTESERRGIQRILWGLKWFSVLLFLVVPVVFIIGVWSASDQILFPKWKGITKDFRECSLDGETVWGKSCGNIRLTKSLWFQEISIPSLNGYDLPGWFVPTRKNGISLHKGVVLFIHGGGSDRREFSRFIPFYLHQGFDVFSFDLSCHGEAPCRFPGLSFGSRESRDVLSAYLYFNQKYNNILMVGSSVGASSILIVLPLLKGVKAVVLENPGLSFERLILDSPESSGLPNWMVKTLVGLVLSRGKFDSLASPENSLPFAKDVPLLFIHSRKDSIVPYQHSESLAKLYSGPSEVWIPDFGSHGLIWDTNQSEYESKVRKLIQRNIKQ; translated from the coding sequence ATGAACAAAAAACAAACAGAATCGGAACGGCGGGGGATACAGAGAATTCTTTGGGGATTGAAATGGTTTTCTGTCCTTTTATTTTTGGTGGTTCCGGTTGTATTCATTATTGGGGTTTGGTCGGCAAGCGATCAGATTTTGTTTCCCAAATGGAAGGGGATCACTAAAGACTTTCGGGAATGTAGTTTGGATGGTGAAACGGTTTGGGGGAAATCTTGTGGAAACATTCGACTAACGAAAAGTTTGTGGTTCCAAGAGATTTCGATTCCGTCTTTAAATGGGTATGACTTACCAGGATGGTTTGTCCCAACTCGAAAGAATGGGATATCTTTGCATAAGGGAGTGGTTCTTTTTATACATGGAGGAGGATCTGATCGGAGGGAGTTTTCAAGATTCATTCCTTTTTATCTTCATCAGGGCTTCGATGTTTTTAGTTTCGATCTTTCGTGTCATGGTGAGGCACCTTGTCGTTTCCCAGGTTTAAGTTTTGGAAGTCGAGAATCTCGAGATGTTTTATCTGCCTATTTGTATTTTAATCAAAAATATAATAATATTCTAATGGTTGGGTCTTCGGTTGGAGCTTCTTCGATATTGATAGTCCTTCCGTTATTAAAAGGTGTCAAAGCGGTGGTTCTCGAAAACCCGGGTTTAAGTTTTGAAAGATTGATTTTGGATTCTCCCGAATCTAGTGGTTTACCAAATTGGATGGTAAAAACATTGGTTGGTCTTGTATTGAGTCGGGGCAAATTTGATTCTTTGGCAAGTCCGGAAAATTCTTTGCCTTTTGCCAAAGATGTGCCGCTATTGTTCATTCATAGTAGAAAAGATTCTATTGTACCCTATCAACATTCGGAGTCTCTTGCAAAACTTTATTCAGGTCCAAGTGAAGTTTGGATTCCTGATTTTGGTTCTCATGGTTTGATTTGGGATACAAATCAATCTGAATATGAATCGAAGGTAAGAAAATTGATTCAAAGAAATATTAAACAATGA
- a CDS encoding ankyrin repeat domain-containing protein, giving the protein MRKTLPYCLRMNGRTVFCKLTEIILLSIFLNCASAPKPTLAKDNLTQIVKAGDWYSTQEYLVKNPGSVDSINDRGGTALHEAVLLGDAKQTKTLIQFKANLNVKNNVGMTPLHIASLHGYTDCAKVLLDAGASPNERDKKFKLPIHYAASNNTGNINVLKLLIKHGSLLDPKDYKGTAPLVNAIRKKNFQFAKYLITNGASIEVLDEDGFSLLHLLALNGNLELMKTIVELGGNPNKLIENGNVSPLHFAAMNGHSESLQYLLSKGANPDIQDDTGYTALHYATKEGDLEIVTALLRKKANPNLRTRDGYSPLFIAAQEGYANIARKLLENHAEPNLQGHDKRASIHKACYEGHLDVVKVLLEFKADSELQSRHGWTPLISAASSGHAKVVQFLIDQKVNLNAVTEYKTTALYGAASDGYTEVVETLLNAGALTDIPGTISPIDVAKAHGHHHIADLIKNRSK; this is encoded by the coding sequence ATGAGAAAAACCCTACCCTACTGCCTAAGAATGAATGGTAGGACTGTATTCTGCAAACTAACAGAAATAATCCTATTATCGATTTTTTTAAATTGTGCTTCAGCTCCTAAGCCAACTCTTGCCAAGGATAATTTAACACAAATCGTAAAAGCAGGTGATTGGTATTCCACTCAAGAATACCTTGTAAAAAATCCAGGAAGCGTTGATTCTATCAATGATCGTGGAGGCACTGCATTACACGAAGCTGTTTTGCTTGGCGATGCGAAACAAACAAAAACACTAATTCAGTTCAAAGCCAACTTAAATGTAAAAAACAATGTAGGGATGACACCTCTACATATTGCGAGTTTACATGGTTATACTGATTGCGCAAAGGTTTTGTTAGATGCTGGTGCTTCGCCAAACGAAAGAGATAAAAAGTTTAAGTTACCAATTCACTACGCCGCATCGAATAATACAGGTAATATCAATGTATTAAAACTCCTAATTAAACATGGATCTTTACTTGATCCGAAGGATTACAAAGGAACTGCACCATTAGTTAATGCAATCAGAAAGAAAAATTTTCAATTTGCTAAATACCTTATAACAAATGGAGCCTCTATCGAAGTATTGGACGAAGATGGATTTAGTTTATTACATTTATTAGCACTGAATGGTAATTTGGAATTAATGAAAACCATAGTTGAATTAGGTGGAAACCCAAACAAATTAATAGAAAATGGTAACGTTTCTCCACTTCACTTTGCTGCTATGAACGGACATTCCGAATCCCTCCAATACCTCCTAAGTAAAGGAGCAAATCCAGATATTCAAGATGATACTGGTTATACAGCACTACACTATGCTACCAAAGAAGGAGACCTGGAGATAGTCACCGCGCTTTTACGTAAAAAAGCAAATCCGAATCTCAGAACTCGTGATGGTTATAGTCCACTCTTCATAGCAGCACAGGAAGGTTACGCAAACATAGCAAGAAAACTATTAGAAAATCATGCGGAACCAAACTTGCAGGGTCACGACAAAAGAGCATCCATCCATAAAGCGTGTTACGAAGGTCACTTAGATGTCGTAAAAGTATTGTTAGAATTCAAGGCTGATTCAGAACTTCAATCTCGACATGGTTGGACTCCATTGATATCTGCAGCAAGCAGTGGTCACGCAAAAGTAGTTCAGTTCCTAATCGATCAAAAAGTAAACTTGAATGCGGTTACAGAGTATAAGACCACTGCCCTTTATGGAGCTGCATCAGATGGTTATACCGAAGTTGTGGAAACTTTATTAAACGCAGGTGCCCTAACAGATATACCGGGAACAATTTCACCAATAGATGTTGCAAAAGCCCACGGCCACCACCATATTGCTGACCTAATTAAAAACAGAAGTAAGTGA
- a CDS encoding YciI family protein — MEDYLILMRLDLLTKEAQPSPEQLQIYMKQYQEWVNGILSQKKFKSGTALSTEGRVIKSNQIMTDGPFVETKESLAGFIIISADNFDDAVQIAKDCPILMGEGNSVEVRKVMGIHKQE; from the coding sequence ATGGAAGATTACTTAATTTTAATGCGTTTAGATCTACTCACAAAAGAAGCACAACCTTCACCGGAACAATTGCAAATCTATATGAAACAATATCAGGAATGGGTGAATGGGATTCTTTCCCAAAAAAAATTCAAATCAGGAACTGCTTTGTCTACGGAAGGGAGAGTGATCAAGTCCAATCAGATCATGACAGATGGACCATTTGTCGAAACAAAAGAATCTCTTGCTGGTTTTATCATTATTTCGGCAGATAACTTCGATGATGCCGTTCAAATTGCAAAGGATTGCCCCATTCTAATGGGTGAGGGCAATAGTGTAGAAGTCAGGAAAGTGATGGGAATTCATAAACAAGAATAA
- a CDS encoding AMP-dependent synthetase/ligase — protein MGSKITAKNLAELFYDSAKQFGDLPAFGTKNKEKQFTTISFQDLYETGVSLATGLIDIGLKPHEHVAVLSENRKEWIISNYGIILCGAADVPRGTDVTDGDIQYILSHSDAKMVFVENEVTLGKVKKNISKLQNITHMIVMDGEPDVLNTQVHSNGAEKSGPGSPLYPRILSLNDLLEKGRRLRKLGDRRVEERANAIQPDDLFTIIYTSGTTGEPKGVMLTHANMISQLRNIPIKIGPKDRFLSILPVWHSFERVFQMGTIAMGATQYYTNVRNIREDLMIVKPTFMASAPRLWESIYQGIQSKIQTGSVIKKVLFKLAYGSALKIQRSIQFLKGNRLDLHGRNVFQSISLAIVSLVSIAGLFLPYLILDLIVLSKLRLATGGKLRGSVSGGGSLPFHIDEFFNTIRIPVFEGYGLTETSPGLAFRTEKHLVVGSVGQIFPYTEILLKDIETGNVIYPPKQGIKGEIYVRGPQIMKGYYKRPEATAKVLSDDGWLNTGDLGIMTFNNTLKIVGRTKETVVLLNGENIEPVPIENKLMQSPLIDQVMVVGQDQKYLGALILPALEMFSEYGSTYEQLATNRIVKEKIEQEVKNLIRTENGFKSFEKIVEVRLLPKTFEVGEELSAKLSVKRHVVAEKYESLIQSMYDGKSQMQILVNR, from the coding sequence ATGGGTTCTAAAATTACAGCAAAAAATCTAGCGGAGTTATTTTACGATAGTGCCAAGCAGTTTGGAGATTTACCAGCGTTTGGAACCAAAAACAAAGAAAAACAATTCACTACAATTAGCTTTCAAGATTTATATGAAACTGGAGTATCGCTTGCAACCGGCTTAATAGATATCGGTTTGAAACCGCATGAACATGTAGCAGTTCTATCTGAAAATCGAAAAGAATGGATTATTTCTAATTATGGAATTATACTTTGCGGTGCTGCGGATGTTCCTCGTGGTACGGATGTTACAGATGGTGATATACAATACATCCTATCTCATTCGGATGCAAAGATGGTCTTCGTAGAAAACGAAGTAACTCTAGGGAAAGTTAAGAAGAATATTTCCAAACTACAAAATATAACACATATGATTGTTATGGATGGCGAGCCCGATGTATTGAATACGCAAGTCCATAGTAATGGTGCGGAAAAATCTGGTCCAGGGAGTCCTTTGTATCCAAGGATCTTGAGTTTGAATGATCTTCTCGAAAAAGGTAGGCGGTTGCGAAAGTTAGGTGATCGAAGAGTAGAGGAAAGAGCGAATGCGATTCAACCAGATGACTTATTTACGATCATCTATACTTCTGGAACTACAGGAGAACCGAAAGGGGTAATGTTAACTCATGCGAACATGATATCGCAGTTAAGGAACATACCCATAAAGATTGGACCGAAAGATCGATTTTTATCGATTTTGCCTGTATGGCATAGTTTTGAAAGAGTTTTTCAAATGGGAACAATTGCGATGGGTGCCACTCAATATTATACAAATGTAAGAAATATCAGAGAAGACTTGATGATTGTAAAACCTACTTTTATGGCTTCAGCACCAAGACTTTGGGAGAGTATTTACCAAGGGATACAGTCGAAGATCCAAACAGGTTCAGTTATAAAAAAAGTTTTATTCAAATTAGCGTATGGAAGTGCATTAAAGATCCAAAGATCAATTCAATTTTTAAAAGGTAATCGTTTGGATCTTCATGGAAGAAATGTTTTTCAATCGATATCGCTCGCTATTGTTTCCTTAGTCTCGATAGCAGGTCTTTTTTTACCGTATCTCATCCTTGATTTGATTGTATTAAGCAAACTTAGATTAGCTACAGGTGGGAAACTAAGAGGTTCAGTCTCTGGCGGTGGATCCTTACCCTTTCATATTGATGAATTTTTTAATACCATTAGGATTCCTGTATTCGAAGGATATGGATTGACTGAAACATCTCCAGGACTTGCATTTCGTACAGAAAAACATCTCGTTGTGGGAAGTGTAGGGCAAATATTTCCTTACACAGAAATTTTACTGAAAGATATTGAAACCGGTAATGTCATTTATCCTCCGAAACAAGGAATCAAAGGAGAGATTTATGTAAGAGGACCGCAAATTATGAAAGGGTACTACAAACGACCTGAAGCAACTGCAAAAGTTTTATCAGATGATGGATGGTTGAACACAGGAGACCTTGGGATCATGACGTTTAACAATACACTTAAAATTGTTGGAAGAACGAAAGAAACGGTTGTACTTCTCAATGGTGAAAATATTGAACCAGTTCCCATTGAAAATAAACTCATGCAATCACCTTTGATAGACCAAGTAATGGTTGTGGGACAGGATCAAAAGTATTTAGGTGCATTGATTTTACCGGCACTTGAAATGTTTTCGGAATACGGATCCACTTATGAACAATTGGCAACGAATCGAATAGTAAAAGAAAAGATCGAACAGGAAGTAAAAAATCTGATTCGCACAGAGAATGGATTTAAAAGTTTCGAAAAGATTGTTGAGGTGCGACTCCTTCCTAAAACTTTTGAAGTAGGTGAAGAGTTGTCTGCAAAACTATCTGTCAAAAGACATGTAGTTGCAGAAAAATACGAATCGCTCATTCAGTCAATGTATGATGGAAAATCCCAAATGCAGATACTCGTAAATCGGTAG
- a CDS encoding M16 family metallopeptidase: MHEYHLENGLSVYLSVNSNEPVVKTSILVNAGSANDPNDATGLAHYLEHLMFKGTSQIGTTDYLREKPLLDQIENLYEDYRQTTNETQRKHIYSNIDKLSLEAAKFVIPNEFSRIQSLMGIFHSNAFTSNDRTYYVATVPANQIKNFLRLEWERFKDPVFRTFHTELESVFEERNLRVTNVQSNLFKQYFKIMFPSHPYGEKIPIGTDEHLKNPSLKKIQTFYKEHYIPSKMAICMSGDINPKEVLEEIKKTFGTIPSKMEPIQLKIPEHKPQESTNQIVLNSKKKIYLFGIKIPKQSPKIFAEANTIALLLGNGYNGLLDESLFYSQKANSVSVSTTEWKDYFLINIWVEPSKGVSLKETKEYILSAFQKIESSDITEEMFQSVKNNQRLYLIKKKDDNEFRLNEISEAFLANWGYGKLQQKFLSINETKLEDLSEFVKNFVNQNIVSIETIPGPSNFVYITKPPISKLEFSKEEESKFKKDFSTEPDHSITPEFANFDLIESKVYPNGNQIIYQKNKENSLFKFKMIIEKGAWISPYLGIAIDYWKHLGTDLYTASALSTKFYLLGSSVSIESNGEALEIVMEGEDEQFISSFRLLEHSIKSVASSKEVWDQLLNNHLQYSELKKEEESEIDSALHNYSLFGKNSLRFFQANRTELEKFKSSDAIDLLGDLLKYRSKITYYGKLDFDTLENNVFREYTNLPKTIDPSLLSKKQYRTNPETTFYVLPRKRPHVELTYFSTVFLPSSVNLAHFSIYNSLYAGLSSPFFTTMREQTGNAYAADVFISMPEFEKEPVLWLANLSCQADKLTNCLYDAKNSIESPNITERRFAEAKISAFHSASTIRKSHSYLIDEFIRSSRLGLTEDLDKRMYESLNEIQWKDFIGFTKSITGASSFQISLIGDPKKFNRQSLKPLGRVEELNESAIIGR; the protein is encoded by the coding sequence GTGCATGAGTATCATTTAGAAAATGGCCTATCCGTTTACCTCAGTGTCAATTCAAATGAACCAGTTGTCAAAACTTCCATTTTAGTCAATGCCGGTTCTGCCAATGATCCGAACGATGCCACTGGCCTTGCCCATTATTTAGAACATTTGATGTTTAAAGGTACGAGTCAAATTGGTACGACCGATTATTTACGTGAAAAACCTCTTTTGGACCAAATTGAAAATTTATACGAAGATTATCGCCAAACAACAAACGAAACTCAGCGCAAACATATTTATTCTAACATTGATAAACTTTCTCTTGAAGCTGCAAAGTTTGTGATTCCAAATGAGTTTTCTAGAATACAAAGCCTCATGGGAATATTCCATTCTAATGCATTCACATCTAATGATAGAACTTACTATGTAGCAACAGTCCCTGCCAATCAGATTAAAAACTTCTTACGTTTAGAATGGGAAAGATTCAAAGACCCGGTATTTCGTACATTCCATACCGAACTAGAATCAGTTTTCGAAGAAAGGAATTTAAGAGTCACAAACGTTCAGTCAAATTTATTCAAACAGTATTTTAAGATTATGTTTCCCTCCCATCCTTATGGAGAAAAAATCCCCATTGGAACGGATGAACATTTAAAAAACCCATCCTTAAAAAAAATTCAGACATTCTACAAAGAACACTACATTCCATCCAAAATGGCAATTTGTATGTCTGGGGATATCAATCCAAAGGAAGTTCTAGAGGAAATCAAAAAGACATTTGGCACCATACCATCAAAAATGGAACCGATTCAATTAAAAATCCCCGAACACAAACCACAAGAATCTACAAATCAAATTGTATTAAACTCTAAAAAAAAGATATATCTCTTTGGGATCAAAATCCCCAAACAATCTCCCAAAATTTTTGCAGAGGCAAATACCATCGCATTACTACTGGGAAATGGTTATAACGGGTTATTAGACGAAAGTTTGTTTTACTCACAAAAAGCAAATTCCGTATCGGTATCAACAACAGAATGGAAGGATTATTTTTTAATCAATATATGGGTAGAGCCAAGCAAAGGGGTATCTTTAAAAGAAACAAAAGAATACATTCTGTCCGCATTTCAGAAAATTGAAAGTTCCGATATTACAGAGGAAATGTTTCAATCCGTTAAAAATAACCAAAGGTTATACTTAATTAAAAAGAAAGATGATAATGAATTTCGTTTAAACGAAATCTCTGAAGCATTTTTAGCAAACTGGGGTTATGGAAAATTACAACAAAAGTTTCTATCGATCAACGAAACAAAACTTGAAGACTTAAGCGAGTTTGTAAAAAATTTCGTAAATCAAAACATTGTATCAATAGAAACCATTCCTGGACCTTCAAACTTTGTATACATAACAAAACCGCCTATATCCAAATTGGAATTCAGCAAAGAAGAAGAATCAAAATTCAAAAAAGATTTTTCAACAGAACCAGATCATTCTATTACGCCCGAGTTTGCAAATTTCGATTTAATCGAATCAAAGGTATACCCAAACGGGAACCAAATCATTTACCAAAAAAACAAAGAAAACTCTTTGTTTAAATTCAAAATGATCATTGAAAAAGGTGCCTGGATTAGCCCTTATTTGGGTATCGCAATCGATTACTGGAAACATTTGGGCACCGATTTATACACAGCAAGTGCTCTTTCGACAAAGTTTTATCTTTTGGGTAGTTCTGTTTCTATTGAGTCAAATGGAGAAGCACTAGAGATTGTTATGGAAGGTGAAGACGAACAATTCATTTCTTCATTTCGATTATTAGAGCATTCAATCAAATCGGTGGCTTCTTCCAAAGAAGTATGGGACCAACTTCTAAACAATCATCTTCAATATTCTGAACTCAAAAAGGAAGAAGAAAGCGAAATCGATTCAGCACTTCACAACTACTCTCTATTTGGAAAAAATAGTTTAAGGTTTTTCCAGGCAAATCGCACTGAATTAGAAAAATTCAAATCCTCCGACGCAATTGATCTCTTAGGTGATCTTCTGAAGTATCGATCTAAAATTACTTATTATGGTAAATTAGATTTTGATACACTTGAAAATAACGTATTTCGCGAATACACGAATCTTCCGAAAACCATTGATCCAAGTCTTTTGTCAAAAAAACAATATAGAACCAACCCTGAGACAACATTCTACGTTCTTCCAAGAAAAAGACCTCATGTAGAACTCACTTATTTTTCTACCGTATTTTTACCCTCTTCAGTCAATTTAGCCCATTTTTCAATCTATAACTCATTGTATGCGGGGTTATCTTCTCCATTTTTTACTACAATGAGAGAACAGACTGGAAATGCTTATGCTGCTGATGTATTCATCAGTATGCCTGAATTTGAAAAAGAACCCGTTTTATGGCTTGCAAACCTTTCCTGCCAAGCAGACAAACTAACAAATTGTTTGTATGATGCAAAGAATAGCATTGAGTCTCCCAATATAACAGAACGCAGGTTTGCCGAGGCAAAGATCTCCGCCTTCCACTCCGCAAGTACGATTCGAAAATCACATAGTTATTTGATCGATGAGTTTATCCGATCTTCTCGTTTGGGATTGACTGAGGATCTAGACAAACGGATGTATGAATCCTTAAACGAAATCCAATGGAAAGATTTTATCGGCTTTACAAAAAGTATCACAGGGGCAAGCTCCTTCCAAATCTCTCTCATTGGAGATCCTAAAAAATTTAATCGCCAAAGTTTAAAACCACTCGGAAGAGTGGAGGAACTGAATGAATCGGCAATCATTGGTAGATAG
- a CDS encoding DUF2569 domain-containing protein translates to MSIEENLKGLKGWLFLVGLGLIVYPVRLAFVMGPLFYNLLTDGSYEYLTTPGTESYHPLWKPLLIFEGTFNSLMILFSFFLTYLFFKKHYQFPKAYIVFTILPVILLPTDAWLGSLVIKDEPMFDLDTSKEIVRSIIGAVIWIPYMFFSKRVKATFVEERPEAAKTEL, encoded by the coding sequence ATGAGTATAGAAGAAAATTTGAAAGGGCTAAAGGGGTGGCTCTTCCTCGTTGGGTTGGGTCTCATCGTTTATCCCGTAAGACTTGCCTTTGTTATGGGGCCTTTATTTTATAATTTGCTGACTGATGGAAGTTATGAATACCTTACCACTCCTGGCACAGAATCCTATCATCCATTATGGAAACCTCTATTAATTTTTGAAGGAACTTTCAATTCGTTGATGATCCTGTTTTCTTTTTTTCTTACTTATCTGTTTTTTAAAAAACATTATCAATTTCCTAAAGCTTATATTGTTTTTACGATTCTTCCTGTGATTTTACTGCCAACTGATGCCTGGCTTGGTTCTCTTGTTATAAAGGATGAACCGATGTTCGACTTAGATACTTCAAAAGAAATTGTTAGGTCTATCATTGGTGCTGTCATTTGGATCCCCTACATGTTTTTTTCAAAAAGGGTAAAGGCCACTTTTGTAGAAGAAAGACCAGAGGCCGCAAAAACAGAACTGTAG
- a CDS encoding tetratricopeptide repeat protein, translating into MITQLKMISKEYKHIRILFLEAVVAFQLVFFNIGNLDLDHSFGIFDKIGWAKDYGLYIQKKSYESKLLKQIESTPSLVRENWELGLFYLDLEKNPELAIQYFTKGFENDVTGNFPFQNKIFESHIRMGLELFKLEEMVFKYWEYDYNLYSKIWNEKYDKALSYYNIATGMEGSSFYNDPRTAEFFNFEGNLRFYANDYVNAEESYKTCISLQNDREECFVGLALVKLRNSLNFPESKYALDSEAYSLLQRSYEAHEKEEKLLSKHGLFEYWVHSPAYRRDHIQRIEPLALEMTQKKNDIGLYHYVLGLSYYDNWKENLTPKMLKSFELAAEMEPDSLDYCIEYGYNYAYYEDSVKGIKLLESCKEKFTPSYRLLSHLGDSYLLAGNYEKAREYHLEAENSETYAGQRDNVVSHQNSYSIGRANLLLGNRSEGIKYLGLACNGGQGLLQACTRLMKEKE; encoded by the coding sequence ATGATAACCCAACTCAAAATGATTAGTAAAGAATATAAGCACATTCGAATCCTCTTTTTAGAGGCAGTAGTGGCATTCCAGTTGGTTTTTTTCAACATAGGAAACTTAGATTTAGACCATTCATTTGGAATTTTCGACAAAATTGGTTGGGCGAAAGATTATGGATTATACATCCAAAAAAAATCTTATGAATCAAAACTCCTCAAACAAATTGAATCTACTCCAAGTTTGGTGAGAGAAAACTGGGAACTTGGTCTTTTTTATTTAGACTTAGAAAAAAACCCGGAATTAGCCATCCAATATTTCACAAAAGGATTTGAGAATGATGTAACAGGAAACTTCCCTTTCCAAAACAAAATTTTTGAATCTCATATTCGTATGGGTCTGGAACTTTTTAAATTAGAAGAAATGGTCTTCAAATATTGGGAATATGACTACAATCTCTATTCAAAAATATGGAACGAAAAGTACGACAAAGCATTAAGTTATTATAATATTGCAACTGGAATGGAAGGTTCTTCCTTCTACAACGACCCTCGAACCGCTGAATTTTTTAATTTTGAAGGCAACTTACGTTTTTATGCCAACGATTATGTTAATGCAGAAGAATCTTACAAAACATGCATTTCATTGCAAAATGACCGCGAAGAATGTTTCGTCGGTTTAGCGCTCGTTAAATTAAGGAATTCACTAAATTTCCCAGAATCAAAATATGCATTAGATAGTGAAGCATATTCTCTTCTTCAAAGAAGTTACGAAGCCCATGAAAAAGAAGAAAAACTATTATCAAAACATGGACTTTTCGAATATTGGGTTCACTCCCCTGCCTACAGAAGAGACCATATACAACGAATTGAACCTTTGGCCCTAGAGATGACACAAAAGAAAAATGATATCGGTTTGTATCACTACGTACTAGGCTTAAGTTATTATGACAACTGGAAAGAAAATCTAACACCGAAAATGCTAAAAAGTTTTGAATTAGCAGCAGAAATGGAACCTGATAGTTTAGATTACTGCATCGAATATGGATACAATTATGCCTATTACGAAGATTCGGTAAAAGGAATCAAACTTCTGGAAAGTTGCAAAGAAAAATTCACTCCTAGTTATCGTTTGCTTTCTCATTTAGGTGATAGTTATCTCCTAGCTGGGAACTATGAAAAAGCTAGAGAATATCATTTAGAAGCAGAAAACAGCGAAACTTATGCCGGCCAAAGAGACAATGTAGTTTCTCACCAAAATTCCTATTCGATCGGAAGAGCAAATTTACTTTTAGGAAACAGAAGTGAAGGAATCAAATATTTAGGTTTAGCGTGCAACGGAGGACAAGGACTCTTGCAAGCATGTACACGACTCATGAAGGAAAAAGAATAA
- a CDS encoding DUF4436 family protein encodes MTPIKNLVSSNRFQLIFFLLVLIAGSYLASVRYFIKDKLDFASFTDVDIDHIKTSVITADVRSIEIDKREAKVELRIFLAEELTLNRKSDTPNEELRLISYSSNEEFVFKAKQPIRKILITLPLVGTITDYPFDTFQSTLSLGFFKKISDLETVGIPIVLNMQSPIASYKLEFFEKPVEDYWSDRTSGNVDRLIQVVRTKSNQFVSVFMMVMMFFIGLTTILITTRILLYQKAIQVYELLFLSILVLVLPALRNAQPGIPGFGVLSDYLSFFWALGLTTVSLLILLIYWHIFKETTDLKQ; translated from the coding sequence ATGACTCCCATCAAGAATTTAGTTTCGTCAAATCGATTTCAGTTGATATTTTTTCTTCTTGTTTTGATTGCAGGAAGTTATTTGGCAAGTGTTCGCTACTTTATCAAAGACAAATTAGATTTTGCTTCATTTACCGACGTAGATATTGATCATATTAAAACATCAGTGATCACTGCCGATGTCCGTTCCATCGAAATTGATAAACGAGAAGCAAAAGTAGAATTAAGAATTTTTCTTGCTGAAGAGTTAACTCTAAACCGTAAATCCGACACACCTAACGAAGAACTTAGATTGATTTCATACAGTAGTAATGAAGAGTTTGTATTCAAAGCAAAACAGCCAATCCGCAAAATACTAATTACCTTACCTTTGGTTGGAACAATCACAGATTATCCTTTTGATACCTTTCAATCCACTCTCAGTTTAGGTTTTTTCAAAAAAATCTCGGATCTGGAAACTGTTGGCATTCCAATTGTGTTAAATATGCAATCGCCAATTGCCAGTTATAAACTCGAGTTCTTTGAAAAGCCAGTAGAAGACTATTGGAGCGATCGAACCAGCGGAAATGTGGATCGTTTGATTCAGGTTGTAAGAACCAAAAGCAATCAATTTGTTTCCGTATTTATGATGGTGATGATGTTTTTTATCGGGCTTACAACAATCCTTATTACAACAAGAATCCTACTTTATCAAAAGGCAATCCAAGTCTATGAATTGCTGTTCCTGTCAATTTTGGTGCTTGTTTTACCTGCTCTCAGAAATGCACAACCAGGAATTCCTGGATTTGGAGTCCTCTCGGACTATCTTTCCTTTTTCTGGGCCCTTGGTTTAACAACCGTTTCACTGCTGATCCTGCTGATTTACTGGCACATTTTTAAGGAAACAACAGATCTAAAACAATGA